GGACCTGCTGATCGGCGCCGACGACGTCCTGCTGGAGCTGGCCCTGGCCGGGGCGGTCGGCTGGATCGCCGGCTACCCGAACGCGCTGCCCGCCGCCTGCGCCGAGCTGTACCACGCGGCCGTCTCCGGCGATCTGGCCACCGCCGTCCCGCTCTACCGCTCGCTGCACGCCCTGCTGCGCTGGGACTCCAGGACCGAGTTCGTCCAGTCCATCAAGCTCTCCATGGACCTCGCCGGGCGCCCCGGCGGTCCGACCCGCGCCCCGCGCCTGCCGCTCGTCCCGGAGGCCGAGGCCGCGGTGCGCGCCGCGACCGGGAAGGCGCTCGCCGAGGGCCACAAGTAGCCCGTGCCGCAAGGTGGTTCGGGCCGGCCCCCCGGGGGAGCCGGCCCGGGCCGCCGGAGGTCCGGACCCGCCGACAGCCGACTGGAGAGAACAACCGCGATGCGGACCCGTCACGTCTTCCACGCCGTCGACTCGCACACCGAGGGCATGCCCACCCGGGTGGTCACCGGGGGCTTCGGCACCATCCCCGGCGCCACCATGGCCGAGCGGCGCACCCACTTCCAGCAGCACCTCGACGAGTTCCGCACGCTGCTGATGTACGAGCCGCGCGGCCACTCCGCGATGAGCGGCGCGATCCTCCAGCCGCCCACCCGGCCGGACGCCGACTTCGGGGTGCTGTACATCGAGGTCTCCGGGCTGCTGCCGATGTGCGGGCACGGCACCATCGGCGTGGCCACCGTGCTGGTGGAGACCGGCATGGTGCCGGTGGTCGAACCGGTCACCACGGTGCGGCTGGACACCCCCGCCGGGCTGGTGGTCGCCGAGGTCCGGGTGGTGGACGGCGCGGCGGTCGGCGTCACCCTCCGCAACGTGCCCTCGTACGCGGTGGCGCTGGAGCGGAAGCTGGAGGTGCCCGGGTACGGGACGGTCGGCTACGACCTCGCGTACGGCGGCAACTACTACGCGATCCTGCCGCTGGAGCGGCTCGGCCTGCCGTTCGAGCGCGGGCGCAAGGACGAGATCCTGGCCGCCGGGCTGGCCGTGATGGACGCGATCAACGCCGCGGACGGGCACCGGCCGACGCACCCCGAGGACCCGTCCATCCACGGCTGCCACCACGTCCAGCTGCTCGCGCCCGGCTCGGACGCGGTGCACTCCCGGCACGTGATGGCCATCCACCCCGGCTGGTTCGACCGCTCGCCCTGCGGGACGGGCACCTCGGCGCGGATGGCCCAGCTGCACGCGCGCGGCGAGCTGGCGATCGGCGCCGAGTTCCGCAACGACTCCTTCATCGGGACGACCTTCACCGGCCGCCTGGTCGAGGAGACCACCGTCGCCGGGCTGCCCGCCGTCGTCCCGACCGTCACCGGCCGGGCCTGGGTGACCGGCACCGCGCAGTACTTCCTCGACCCGACGGACCCGTTCCCGGCGGGCTTCCTGCTGTAGCCCGTCCGCCAGGCGTTGTGACGTCACTTGGCGAACCGTCAATCTCCGTTCAATGGAAGGTCCTTGAGCATGGGCACCATCGACTCGTACAACCCCGCCGACCCCGGCGACCTGGTGGCCTCGGTGCCGTCGACGGGGGCCGACGGCGTCGCGGCGGCGGTCGCGGGGGCGCGGGAGGCGCAGCGCGGCTGGTGGGCGCTGGGGGCGGCCGGGCGGTCGCTCGCGCTGGGCCGGGCCGCCGCGGCGGTCGAGGCGGCAGCCGAGGAGCTGGTCGCGCTGGTGGTGCGCGAGGTCGGCAAGCCGGTGGCCGAGGCGCGCGGCGAGGTGGCCCGCACGGTGGCGATCTGGCGCTACTACGCGCAGGCGCCGTTCGCCGCCTCCGGCGAGGTGCACGAACCGGCCGCCGGCCAGGGCCTGCTGCTGACCCGCCGCCGCCCGCACGGGGTGGCCGGGCTGATCACGCCGTGGAACTTCCCGCTGGCGATCCCGACCTGGAAGGCCGCGCCCGCGCTGGCCGCCGGCAACGCGGTGGTGCTCAAGCCGTCCGCGGAGGCGGTGGCCTGCGCGCTGCGGCTGGCCGAACTCGCCGGCCTGCCCGCGGGCGTGCTGACCGTCGTCCCGGGCGGGGCCGAGGAGGGGACGGCGCTGGTCGGGAGCGCGGACGTGGTCTCGTTCACCGGCTCGACCGGGGTGGGCCGCGCGGTGGTCGCCGGGGCGAGCGGGCGTGGTGTCCCGGTGCAGGCCGAGATGGGCGGCCTGAACGCCGCCCTGGTGCTGCCCGACGCCGACATCGCGCAGGCCGCCGCCCACCTGGCCGGTGCGATCGCCGGGTACGCGGGCCAGAAGTGCACCGCGACCGGCCGGGTGATCGCCGTCGGCGACGCGTACGAGCCGCTGGCCGAGGCACTGGCCGAGGCGCTCGGACGGACCCCGGCCGCCGACCCGGCCGCCCCGGACACCGTCTGCGGGCCGGTGATCGGCCGGCCGGCGCTGGAGCGGCTGACCGGGGCGATCGACACCGCCCGGGCCGGCGGCGCCACCGTGCCGGCCGGCGGGGCCAGGGCCGACCGGGCGGGCTGGTTCCTGGAGCCGACCCTGCTGGCGGACGTCCCGGCCGGGCACCCGCTGCTGGCGGAGGAGTTCTTCGGCCCGGTCGCGGTGCTGCTGCCCGCCGCCGACCTGGACGAGGCGGTCGCGCTGGCCAACGACACCCGGCACAGCCTGTCCACCTCCGTCCACTCGCGCGCCCTGGACGTGGCGCTGGCCGCCGCGGACCGCCTGGACGCGGGCATGATCCGGATCAACGCGCCCTCCAGCGGCGTCGACTTCCACCTGCCGTTCGGCGGCGCCAAGGGCGCCTCGTACGGCGCCCGCGAGCAGGGGCGGGCCGCGCTCGACTTCTACACCGCCTCGCGCACCGTCAGCGTGCTGCCCGCCGGGGAGTACTGATGGGCCGGGTCTCCACCGTCGACTACCACGCCGCGGGCGAGCCGTTCCGGATCGTCGTCGCCGGGCTGCCGCCGGTGCCCGGCGACACCGTCGCCGAGCGCCGGGCGATCGCGATCGGCGCGGGCGGCAGCGCGACCGCGCCGCGGCCCGGCCCGCTGGACGACGTGCGCCGCCTGCTGACCCGGGAACCGCGCGGGCACGCCGGCATGTCCGGCGGGTTCGTCGTCCCCGCGGACGACGGCGAGGCGCACGTCGGCGTCCTGTTCTGGCACAGGGACGGCTACTCGACCGCGTGCGGCCACGGCACCATGGCGCTCGGCGCGTGGGCCGTGGACACCGGCCTGGTCGACGCCCCCGACGACGGCACCGCGCTGGTGCGGATCGACGTCCCCTCCGGCCGGGTCGGCGCCACCGTGCACCGCCGCGGCGGCCGCACCACCGCCGTGACCTTCCGCAACGTGCCGACCCGGGTGCTGGCCCGCAAGGTCGACCTGACCGTGCTCGGACACCCGGTGGCCGTCGACCTGGCGGACTCCGGCGCGGCCTACGCCTCGCTGCCCGCCGCCGCGCTCGGCCTGTCCGTCGTCCCCGACCGGCTCGCCGACCTGGCCGCCGCCGGCCGGGAGGTCCGCGCCGCGCCGGCGGGCCACCCGGTGCTCGCCGGCCACCGCGACGGCCTCTACGGCGTCATCCTGTACGACGAACTGCCCGACACTCCGTCCGGCCCGCACCAGCGCAACGTCACCGTCTTCGCCGACGGCCGGATCGACCGCTCCCCGTGCGGCTCCGGCACCTCCGCCCGCCTCGCCCTGCTCGCCGACGACGGCGCCCTCGCCCCGGGCCGCACCCTGCGGCACGACTCGGTCATCGGCACCACCTTCACCGGCCGGGTCCGCGCCCCGCGGGGCGGCGCGGTCGTCACCGAGGTCACCGGCGCAGCCCACCGCACCGGCGAGCACCGCTTCGTCCTCGACCCCGAGGACACCCTGGGCCCGGGGTTCCTGCTGTGACCGCCGGGGCGGTGACCTTCGGGGCGGTGATCGCCGGGTCGAGTACCTGGAGCTGACCCTCGACCACCTCGCCGCTGTCGGCGCGCTGGAGCGGGCGCGCTGCGGGGCGGGCCGGACGTGGAGGGGTGCCCGGCGCGGTCGAGCGTGCCCGTACCGGCGGGGGAGCTGATGCTGATGCCCGCGGCGGCCGGGGGGTTCGCCAGGGTGAAGGTCGCGGGGTGGCGCCCGGGAACCCGGGGCCGGGCTGCCGTGGATCACCGGGGCGTACCTGCTGTTCGACGGGCCCGCGCTGCGGCCGGTCGCGCTGCTGGACGGGGCCGCGCTGACCGCGCTGCGCACGCCCGCGGCCACCGCGCCGGCGCTGCGGGCGCTGGCGGCGCCGGACCCGCGGCAGCCGGTGGTGTGTTCGGGGCCGGACCGCAGGCGCTGGGGCACGTGGCGGCGCTGCGGGCGGTGCTGCCCGGGCTGGAGCGGGCCACCGTGGTGGCGCGGCGGCCGGGGCCCGCGGGGGAGGCGGCGGCGTACGCGGCCGGGCTCGGCCCGGCCGCGGCCGTCGGCGGGCCGGAGGCGGTCGCCGGGGCGGACCTCGTGGTGTGCTGCACCACCGCCCGCACCCCGCTGTTCGACGGCCGGCTGGTGCCGGACCGGGCGGCGGTCGCGGCGGTCGGCTCGCACGAGCCGGACGCCCGCGAGGTGGACGCCCGCCTGGTGGACCGGGCGGGCGCGCTGCGCGAGGCCGGGGACCTGCTGATGGCGGGGGCCGGACCGGAGCGGCTGGTGAATCCGGTGGAACTGGTGACGGGCGGGGTCGCCGTCCGCCATGATCGTCCCAGGCTCTTCAAGAGCGTCGGCACGGCGTGGCAGGATCTGGCGGTGGCGACGACGCCGTACGCGCGGCGGGCGGTGCCGGGGCCGGGGCCGACGGCGGTGGCGGCGGCGGGGTAGCGCGGCGCGGGGTGGTCCGGGCGGGTGGCGCGGCGACACGGGCCGCCGCAACCGAAGGCCGGGCGTCCGCTCTCCGCAACGTGACATTGTACAATGGGGTCCTGTTGAACCTCCGGAGGAACACCATGGCCGACCTCAAGCCCCGCAACCTCATCTCCGTCCAGGAGCGGCTGCGCGACCAGGTCGCCCACGCCCTGCGGGCGGCACTCATCTCCGGTGAGCTGCGCCCCGGGGTGGTCTACTCCGCCCCGACCCTGGCCGCCGACTTCGGGGTCTCCGCCACCCCCGTCCGCGAGGCGATGCTCGACCTGACCCGGGAGGGGCTGGTCGAGGCGGTCCGCAACAAGGGCTTCCGGGTCACCGAGCTCTCCGACCGGGACCTCGACGAGTACACCGAGATCCGCGCCCTGATCGAGGTCCCCACCGTCGGCCGGGTCGCCCGGATCGCCACCGCCGAACAGCTGGAGGCGCTGCGCCCGCAGGCCGTGGCGATCGTCGAGGCCGCCCGCGAGCACGACCTGATCGGCTACCTGGAGGCCGACCGCCAGTTCCACCTCGACCTGCTCGCGCTGGCCGGCAACGCCCGCCTGGTCGAGACCGTGGGCGACCTGCGCAAGCGCTCCCGGCTGTACGGCCTCAACCGGCTCGACCGGCAGGGCGAACTGGTCAGCTCCGCCGAGGAGCACCTGGAACTGCTGGACGTACTGCTGACCGGCGACGCGGACGCCGCCGAGGCGTGCATGACCCGGCACCTCGGCCACGTCCGCCACCTGTGGGCGGCCGGCGACCGGACCGAGCCGGCCGAGCCGGAGAGCGCGCTGCGGCTGCCCGCCCGCTGACGGGCGGTCAGATGCGCGGGTGCGCGGGGTGCGGCTGCGGGCGGAGTGGCCCAGTTCCGGGCCCAGCCCGAAGTAGTGCCGGAAGTTGTACACCAGCGGGCTCCACGCGGCGGGGTCCACGTAGTCGGTGCCGGGCACCATGACCGCCTCCGTCGCGTGCGTCCGCCGGACCCGGGCCTCCACCAGCCGGAACTCCCCGGTGGCGTCCGGCCGCAGGTCCACCACCTCGGCCTCCAGGTGCAGCGGGCACTCGGCGACCCGCGGCGCGGCGACGGTCTGCCCGGGCAGCGCGGTCAGGCC
This is a stretch of genomic DNA from Kitasatospora fiedleri. It encodes these proteins:
- a CDS encoding proline racemase family protein, coding for MRTRHVFHAVDSHTEGMPTRVVTGGFGTIPGATMAERRTHFQQHLDEFRTLLMYEPRGHSAMSGAILQPPTRPDADFGVLYIEVSGLLPMCGHGTIGVATVLVETGMVPVVEPVTTVRLDTPAGLVVAEVRVVDGAAVGVTLRNVPSYAVALERKLEVPGYGTVGYDLAYGGNYYAILPLERLGLPFERGRKDEILAAGLAVMDAINAADGHRPTHPEDPSIHGCHHVQLLAPGSDAVHSRHVMAIHPGWFDRSPCGTGTSARMAQLHARGELAIGAEFRNDSFIGTTFTGRLVEETTVAGLPAVVPTVTGRAWVTGTAQYFLDPTDPFPAGFLL
- a CDS encoding proline racemase family protein; its protein translation is MGRVSTVDYHAAGEPFRIVVAGLPPVPGDTVAERRAIAIGAGGSATAPRPGPLDDVRRLLTREPRGHAGMSGGFVVPADDGEAHVGVLFWHRDGYSTACGHGTMALGAWAVDTGLVDAPDDGTALVRIDVPSGRVGATVHRRGGRTTAVTFRNVPTRVLARKVDLTVLGHPVAVDLADSGAAYASLPAAALGLSVVPDRLADLAAAGREVRAAPAGHPVLAGHRDGLYGVILYDELPDTPSGPHQRNVTVFADGRIDRSPCGSGTSARLALLADDGALAPGRTLRHDSVIGTTFTGRVRAPRGGAVVTEVTGAAHRTGEHRFVLDPEDTLGPGFLL
- a CDS encoding aldehyde dehydrogenase family protein produces the protein MGTIDSYNPADPGDLVASVPSTGADGVAAAVAGAREAQRGWWALGAAGRSLALGRAAAAVEAAAEELVALVVREVGKPVAEARGEVARTVAIWRYYAQAPFAASGEVHEPAAGQGLLLTRRRPHGVAGLITPWNFPLAIPTWKAAPALAAGNAVVLKPSAEAVACALRLAELAGLPAGVLTVVPGGAEEGTALVGSADVVSFTGSTGVGRAVVAGASGRGVPVQAEMGGLNAALVLPDADIAQAAAHLAGAIAGYAGQKCTATGRVIAVGDAYEPLAEALAEALGRTPAADPAAPDTVCGPVIGRPALERLTGAIDTARAGGATVPAGGARADRAGWFLEPTLLADVPAGHPLLAEEFFGPVAVLLPAADLDEAVALANDTRHSLSTSVHSRALDVALAAADRLDAGMIRINAPSSGVDFHLPFGGAKGASYGAREQGRAALDFYTASRTVSVLPAGEY
- a CDS encoding GntR family transcriptional regulator, with translation MADLKPRNLISVQERLRDQVAHALRAALISGELRPGVVYSAPTLAADFGVSATPVREAMLDLTREGLVEAVRNKGFRVTELSDRDLDEYTEIRALIEVPTVGRVARIATAEQLEALRPQAVAIVEAAREHDLIGYLEADRQFHLDLLALAGNARLVETVGDLRKRSRLYGLNRLDRQGELVSSAEEHLELLDVLLTGDADAAEACMTRHLGHVRHLWAAGDRTEPAEPESALRLPAR